Proteins encoded in a region of the Athene noctua chromosome 4, bAthNoc1.hap1.1, whole genome shotgun sequence genome:
- the NAT8L gene encoding N-acetylaspartate synthetase, with amino-acid sequence MHCLSPKMVCETKIVAEDHESIPGSKKDTIIVSSSQMWPSLAGSPSSPPPALSSPKEDPRRDNVYIREFHPSEQEVVRRIFYEGIMERIPNTAFRGLKQQPLTQLLYGLLAVICFVVTKSFLLTCCLPIFLMGMRYYFSRKVILHYLDCALHTDMSDIEQYYMKPPGSCFWVAVLDGNVVGIVAARGNEEDNTVELRRMSVDSNYRGKGIAKALGRKVLEFAVLNNYSSVVLGTTAVKMAAHKLYESLGFKHVGVVEHYALPGMTRSLLERMFFQVRYHRYRLQLREE; translated from the exons ATGCATTGTCTGTCTCCCAAGATGGTTTGTGAGACCAAGATTGTGGCGGAAGATCATGAATCAATCCCGGGATCCAAAAAAGACACGATCATTGTTTCTTCCTCCCAGATGTGGCCCTCTTTGGCGggctccccttcctcccccccgcCTGCCCTCAGCTCCCCAAAAGAGGACCCCAGGCGCGATAATGTCTATATCCGCGAATTCCACCCCTCCGAGCAGGAGGTGGTGCGCCGCATATTTTACGAGGGTATCATGGAGCGGATCCCCAACACGGCGTTCAGGGGGCTGAAGCAGCAGCCCCTCACTCAGCTGCTCTACGGGCTGCTGGCGG TAATATGCTTTGTTGTGACCAAGTCCTTCCTGCTGACCTGCTGTTTGCCCATCTTTCTGATGGGCATGAGGTACTACTTCAGTAGAAAAGTTATCCTCCACTATCTCGATTGTGCGCTGCATACGGACATGTCTGATATTGAGCAATATTACATGAAACCGCCAG gCTCCTGTTTCTGGGTCGCCGTCCTGGATGGCAACGTGGTGGGGATCGTGGCAGCGCGGGGCAATGAGGAGGACAACACGGTGGAGCTGCGCCGCATGTCTGTCGACTCCAACTACCGCGGCAAAGGGATCGCCAAGGCCCTGGGCCGCAAAGTGCTGGAGTTTGCTGTGCTCAACAATTACTCCTCCGTCGTGCTGGGAACCACGGCCGTGAAGATGGCAGCCCACAAGCTCTACGAGTCCTTGGGGTTCAAGCACGTGGGTGTCGTCGAACATTATGCCCTGCCGGGAATGACGCGCTCCTTATTGGAGAGAATGTTTTTCCAGGTCCGCTACCACCGCTACCGCCTGCAGCTGcgggaagaataa